Proteins from a single region of Methanotorris igneus Kol 5:
- a CDS encoding potassium channel family protein, whose translation MTFSFILSCFIWLAENEANPKINNFADAFYFTVISITTIGYGDITPQTMWGKIIIVLAVLYIISGLITRVQRIISHELEKKNKINRSSSQSTDDNFENQ comes from the coding sequence TTGACATTTAGTTTTATATTATCATGTTTTATATGGCTGGCTGAAAATGAAGCAAATCCAAAAATAAACAATTTTGCAGATGCATTTTACTTTACAGTAATATCTATAACCACCATAGGATACGGAGATATTACACCCCAAACAATGTGGGGAAAAATAATAATTGTTCTTGCAGTGTTATATATAATATCTGGACTAATAACAAGGGTTCAGAGAATTATCAGTCATGAGCTGGAAAAAAAGAATAAAATTAATCGCTCATCTTCTCAATCAACTGATGATAATTTTGAAAACCAATAA
- a CDS encoding IS481 family transposase — protein MKGAKLNDKMIRKIIRWKEKGFETSRIAKKVGVTPRRVQQIWKEYRETGEIPKIKRRGRKPKKISKGEIDLVLKAVEEYKGTSAVHLEKYIENKHNIHIPHNRIYTILKEFDLTHKRKKKRKKKPKRFSASKPNEMWQMDFKIVDVDGVRYNLLLIIDDHSRFILHAGIYEEATTDVVISALEECFEKYGTPKKILTDNGTQFVPARGGISRFQKFLMEREILHIKTSIRHPQTIGKVERINREVEYRLDKFNNLKEFVEWHNQIKPHRSLSFKTPYEVYFENTKCNKEVIT, from the coding sequence ATGAAGGGGGCAAAACTTAACGATAAAATGATTAGGAAAATCATTAGATGGAAAGAAAAGGGCTTTGAAACCAGCCGTATAGCTAAGAAAGTTGGAGTAACTCCCCGTAGAGTTCAGCAAATATGGAAAGAATATAGAGAGACCGGAGAAATTCCAAAGATAAAACGTAGGGGTAGAAAGCCAAAGAAAATATCGAAGGGAGAGATTGATTTAGTTCTTAAAGCAGTTGAGGAGTATAAAGGAACCAGTGCAGTGCATTTAGAGAAATACATAGAGAATAAGCACAATATACATATTCCTCATAATCGTATATATACTATACTGAAGGAGTTCGATCTCACCCACAAGAGAAAGAAGAAAAGAAAGAAAAAGCCAAAGCGATTCAGCGCTTCAAAACCTAACGAAATGTGGCAGATGGATTTTAAAATCGTAGATGTGGATGGAGTTAGATATAATCTCCTGTTAATAATTGATGATCACAGTAGATTCATCCTACACGCTGGAATTTACGAAGAAGCTACAACCGACGTTGTTATCTCGGCTTTAGAAGAATGCTTTGAAAAGTATGGAACGCCGAAAAAGATATTAACTGACAATGGAACCCAATTCGTCCCTGCAAGGGGTGGAATCTCGAGATTTCAGAAGTTTCTAATGGAAAGGGAAATTTTGCATATAAAAACCTCAATCAGACACCCTCAAACGATAGGAAAAGTTGAAAGAATAAATAGGGAAGTTGAATATCGACTGGACAAGTTCAACAACCTGAAAGAATTCGTTGAATGGCACAACCAAATAAAACCACACCGCTCATTAAGTTTTAAAACCCCATACGAAGTATACTTCGAAAATACCAAATGCAATAAAGAGGTGATAACATGA
- a CDS encoding DUF4013 domain-containing protein, which translates to MDIIEGLKFPMDDEEWVKKVIIGGIIGIIPIVNLIVGGYFVETMKYVITGKKVLPEWENWGGKFITGICVFIIGLIYFAIPLVVMILLGGLGALVGKNSSIVGFVLGFVLFIVFGFAMPMAIANYAAKEKLSAAFEFEEILGRIKSVIGDYLLAYVVLFILVFVLDLVSMIPIIGWILSIFAMFYLSLVAVYYFGTLYRESSK; encoded by the coding sequence ATGGATATTATTGAAGGTTTGAAGTTTCCTATGGATGATGAAGAATGGGTTAAGAAGGTTATTATTGGGGGGATTATAGGCATTATCCCCATAGTTAATCTTATAGTAGGTGGTTATTTTGTTGAAACTATGAAGTATGTTATAACTGGAAAAAAGGTTCTTCCAGAATGGGAAAATTGGGGAGGTAAGTTCATTACTGGTATTTGTGTGTTTATTATAGGTTTGATTTACTTTGCGATTCCTTTAGTGGTGATGATTTTGTTAGGGGGATTGGGGGCTTTGGTAGGTAAAAATTCTTCTATTGTTGGTTTTGTGTTGGGATTTGTGTTATTTATAGTATTTGGATTTGCAATGCCTATGGCAATTGCAAATTATGCTGCAAAGGAAAAGTTATCAGCAGCATTTGAGTTCGAAGAAATATTGGGAAGAATAAAATCGGTAATTGGGGATTATTTATTGGCGTATGTTGTGTTGTTTATTTTGGTTTTTGTATTGGATCTAGTATCAATGATTCCCATAATAGGTTGGATATTGAGCATTTTTGCCATGTTTTATTTGTCTTTAGTGGCTGTATATTACTTTGGAACTTTATATAGGGAAAGTTCTAAGTAA
- a CDS encoding ATP-binding protein, with the protein MENDKIREKIEELKDLLIYYIRNFYNDDIISEKERIEIDLTEIYKFGLIDFVEFIHEHPKEGLKFIEECYRKAYYSLKNEYPKCIITIKNLPEIFKKVRHKNRLLTISDIKSHTIGKLVEFEGIVVTATKIKTVLKKATFICSKCGKKITINIDNPFEPFEEPSCECGGNDLVLIDNECEYMDFQEIKVQQPLDLMDDPEEPPKYITVFLENSPGIYCGRVKITGIPIKIQKNKKVPIYDIYIKGINCEVLDDEIEMELSREDIKKIEKISKLPNVVDLLADRLIPEIKGHEVVKKAVFLQQIKGVKKGNKRADIHILLITDPGIGKTVILRRIAELPGNLYGSVTTASGVGLTAAVVREKTEIGDDTWVIKPGLLVKANKGTACIDELTVNKDLQSYVLEAMESQTIHISKGGITAKLPAECAILAACNPRWGRFDPNISVAEQINIPAPLLSRFDLIFPIRDEPDRAKDKEIAEHIIDIHRAHLDKEVNKKVGLEYIEVDGIKIDTEFIIKYIAYARQKKPVISEEAKKLLINYYLNMRKGTIQVTARQLEAAIRLAEAHAKAKLKDVVDEEDAKEAINIITECLKQIAYDPDTGQFDIDKITGVSKKDRDKMMVVYEIIKKLAEKKDDGLALHEDVIELCEKEGIDEEEAERIIKKLIKNGDIDEPKPGKYRLM; encoded by the coding sequence ATGGAAAATGACAAAATAAGAGAAAAAATTGAGGAATTAAAAGATCTGCTTATATATTACATCAGAAATTTCTACAACGACGATATCATCTCAGAAAAAGAAAGAATTGAGATTGACCTAACTGAAATTTATAAATTTGGATTAATTGATTTTGTGGAATTTATTCATGAACATCCTAAGGAAGGATTAAAATTCATAGAAGAGTGTTACCGTAAAGCATACTATTCATTAAAAAACGAATATCCAAAATGCATCATCACAATAAAAAATCTACCGGAAATTTTCAAAAAAGTTAGGCACAAAAATAGATTGCTAACAATCAGTGACATAAAAAGTCACACAATTGGAAAACTCGTAGAGTTTGAAGGTATAGTAGTGACGGCAACAAAAATAAAAACAGTTCTAAAAAAAGCAACATTTATTTGTAGCAAATGTGGGAAAAAAATAACTATAAACATAGATAACCCATTTGAACCATTTGAAGAGCCAAGTTGTGAATGTGGAGGGAATGATTTAGTTTTAATTGACAATGAATGTGAATACATGGACTTTCAAGAGATAAAAGTTCAACAACCTTTGGATTTGATGGATGACCCAGAGGAACCACCAAAATACATAACCGTATTCTTAGAGAACTCCCCAGGGATTTACTGTGGAAGGGTAAAGATAACAGGCATTCCAATAAAAATACAAAAGAACAAAAAAGTGCCAATATATGACATCTATATAAAAGGAATCAACTGTGAGGTTTTAGATGATGAAATTGAAATGGAATTAAGTAGGGAAGATATCAAAAAGATTGAAAAAATAAGTAAATTGCCAAATGTTGTGGATTTATTGGCAGATCGACTAATTCCTGAGATAAAAGGGCATGAAGTTGTTAAAAAAGCAGTATTTTTGCAACAAATAAAAGGGGTTAAAAAAGGAAATAAAAGAGCAGACATCCATATTTTATTAATCACCGACCCAGGAATCGGGAAAACAGTGATATTGAGGAGGATCGCAGAACTTCCTGGGAATTTATATGGTTCTGTAACCACTGCATCAGGAGTTGGTTTAACCGCGGCAGTAGTGAGGGAAAAGACAGAGATTGGAGATGACACATGGGTTATTAAACCAGGGCTCTTGGTGAAGGCAAATAAGGGAACGGCATGTATCGATGAGTTAACAGTAAATAAAGATTTGCAAAGTTATGTTTTGGAGGCAATGGAGAGTCAAACAATACACATCAGTAAAGGGGGAATCACTGCAAAACTTCCAGCAGAATGTGCAATTTTGGCAGCATGTAACCCAAGATGGGGAAGATTCGACCCTAACATTTCAGTTGCAGAGCAGATAAACATTCCTGCACCATTGTTGAGTAGATTTGATTTGATCTTTCCAATAAGAGATGAACCAGATAGGGCAAAAGACAAAGAAATAGCAGAACACATCATAGACATCCATAGGGCACACTTAGATAAAGAAGTAAACAAAAAAGTTGGGTTAGAATATATTGAGGTTGATGGAATCAAGATAGATACTGAATTTATAATAAAATACATTGCCTACGCAAGACAAAAGAAGCCAGTAATATCTGAAGAGGCAAAAAAACTTCTCATAAACTACTACCTAAACATGAGAAAAGGAACTATACAAGTTACAGCAAGACAATTAGAGGCAGCTATAAGATTGGCAGAGGCACATGCAAAGGCAAAGTTAAAGGATGTGGTTGATGAAGAGGATGCAAAAGAGGCAATAAACATAATCACCGAATGCCTGAAACAGATTGCCTATGACCCAGATACGGGACAGTTTGATATTGATAAAATAACCGGTGTCTCAAAGAAAGATAGAGATAAGATGATGGTAGTTTATGAAATTATCAAAAAACTTGCTGAAAAGAAAGATGATGGTCTTGCGTTGCATGAGGATGTTATAGAGTTATGTGAAAAAGAGGGAATCGACGAGGAAGAGGCAGAAAGAATCATTAAAAAACTCATCAAAAATGGAGATATAGACGAGCCGAAACCTGGAAAATATAGGTTGATGTGA
- a CDS encoding AAA family ATPase — translation MEIGILDIKGSLPCFEYFGNLPTKIIDENNIKDIKDLDMLIIPGGSIVESKSLNENLKKEIVNFDGYIIGICSGFQILSEKIDIGRKSPVPIIREGLGLLNVEFSPLICTDRVKATLETDSILGKKGTVGEGFHCHTYGNIKITDKKTKPLTISEVKKLNYKMQKTCKNIISGAVCGKVIGTMVHGFLDNEHIRNNILDNLKVDEEERKKILEKNKEVMKKLKLRGLKFRNNTNKNITNTENKKEIRGIILLATGSESGKTFLTTAICSKLDGKVLVSKIGPDVRDIVPALYLLREPMLKYSSIKISDRGWCEVSEYLNYLKNSNYDYVIIEGVMGAFTGALNKKNYSGAEIAKLLNFPVYIVSACNKSGIEGAFVESLAYYSLLKEMGIKVEGIILNRVYNFNVFEKVKKIGEEIGVKVIGIRKVEMERRGLIPEVEIDYEEFCKLAMELDIQLEIPKVEIKGINEENKNFEDYLKEWSKKIKNIT, via the coding sequence ATGGAAATTGGTATCTTAGACATAAAAGGTTCTCTTCCATGTTTTGAATACTTCGGAAATTTACCAACCAAAATCATCGATGAAAATAATATCAAGGATATTAAAGATTTAGACATGCTTATTATTCCAGGAGGTAGTATAGTAGAAAGCAAATCACTCAATGAAAACCTAAAAAAAGAAATTGTCAATTTTGATGGGTACATAATTGGAATTTGTAGCGGTTTTCAAATCTTATCGGAAAAAATAGACATTGGGAGGAAAAGCCCGGTTCCAATAATTAGGGAGGGATTGGGTTTATTGAATGTTGAATTTTCCCCACTAATTTGCACAGATAGGGTTAAAGCAACACTTGAAACAGATTCAATCTTAGGAAAAAAAGGAACTGTTGGAGAAGGATTTCACTGCCACACCTATGGAAATATAAAGATAACGGATAAAAAAACCAAACCCCTCACAATATCAGAGGTCAAAAAACTAAACTATAAGATGCAAAAAACCTGTAAAAATATCATATCTGGGGCTGTTTGTGGAAAAGTCATTGGAACCATGGTGCATGGGTTTTTGGACAACGAACATATAAGAAACAATATATTAGACAACTTAAAGGTTGATGAAGAAGAGAGAAAAAAAATCCTTGAAAAAAATAAAGAAGTTATGAAAAAATTAAAATTAAGAGGATTAAAATTCAGAAATAACACAAACAAAAACATAACAAACACAGAAAACAAAAAAGAAATTCGGGGAATCATTTTATTAGCAACGGGCTCAGAAAGTGGAAAAACATTTTTAACTACTGCAATTTGCTCAAAGTTAGATGGAAAGGTTTTGGTATCAAAGATTGGGCCTGATGTTAGGGATATCGTCCCAGCTTTGTATCTGTTGAGGGAACCAATGCTAAAATATAGTAGTATAAAAATTAGTGATAGAGGTTGGTGTGAAGTCTCTGAATACCTAAATTACCTAAAAAATTCCAACTACGATTATGTAATCATTGAAGGGGTTATGGGGGCATTTACTGGGGCATTAAATAAGAAAAATTACAGTGGGGCTGAGATAGCGAAGTTATTAAATTTCCCAGTTTATATTGTCTCTGCATGTAATAAAAGCGGTATTGAGGGGGCATTTGTTGAAAGCTTAGCATATTATTCCCTACTAAAAGAGATGGGAATTAAAGTTGAGGGAATAATACTAAATAGGGTTTATAATTTTAATGTTTTTGAAAAAGTTAAAAAGATTGGAGAAGAGATTGGCGTCAAAGTTATCGGCATCCGAAAAGTCGAAATGGAAAGGAGAGGCCTAATTCCTGAAGTGGAGATTGATTATGAAGAGTTCTGTAAGTTGGCAATGGAATTGGATATACAACTCGAAATACCGAAAGTCGAAATTAAAGGCATAAATGAAGAAAATAAAAATTTTGAAGATTATTTAAAAGAATGGAGTAAAAAAATAAAAAATATTACTTAG